The Coregonus clupeaformis isolate EN_2021a unplaced genomic scaffold, ASM2061545v1 scaf0938, whole genome shotgun sequence genomic interval ACCCCTATATCATATTGTTGACACCAAGCCGTCTGAGCTGATTCTCTTTCTAGTGACGTCATCATTATTCTACACATGACATCAGCTGTGAAGCCACACTGTAGATCTGGATCGCTGATTCTGACCCCTCTACAGACCAATCACGGACAGATGTCCACACCAGGAAACAGCGTAAGGACCAAATCAGAACAGACGATAAACCTGTAAAACAACAGCCGCTAATTAATTAAGCAAGAACACAGACATTTATCTGGTGGTGACCCAACCAATTCACCAATACTCTAAACAACCTGATGATCCTCAGACAGGAAACATAGATGTAGAACACTTCGAGCTCTATGATTGTAGCTCTGCATTGTCCTAaacagcagtagtaatggtagtagttgTTAGTGGAAATCAATGGAACCTGatatatacagtgtcttcagtGTTAGCATAACTCCTGCCTGATCAGCACACACTGCAATGAGAGTTAGGTTGAATTGAGCCCCTAGctctggtagtagtagtagtagtagtagtagtagtagtagtagtagtagtagtagtagtagtagtggaagtagtagtagtagtagtagtagtagtagtagtagtagtagtagtggaagtagtagtagtagtagtagtagtggaagtagtagtagtagtagtagtggaagtagtagcagtagtagtggtagtagtagtagtagtagtagtagtagtagtagtagcagtagtagtagtagtagtagtagtaaagtagtgggaagtagtagtagtagtagtagtagtggtgaagtagtgagcagtagtagtggtagtagtagtagtagtagtggaagtagtagtagtagtagtagtagtagtagtagtagtagtagtggaagtagtagtagtagtagtagtagtagtagcagtagtagtggtagtagtagtagtagtagtggaagtagtagtagtagtagtagtggaagtagtagtagtagtagtagtagtagtatagtagtagtagtagtagtagtggaagtagtagtagtattagtagtggaagtagtagtagtagtagtagtagtggaagtagtagtagtagtagtattagtagtggaattagtagtagtagtagtagtggaagtagtagtagtagtagtagtagtagcagtagtagtagtggaagtagtagtagtattagtagtggaagtagtagtagtagtagtagtggaagtagtagtagtagtagtagtagtagtagtagtagtagtagtagtagtagtagtagtagtagtagtagtagtagtagtagtagtagtagtagtagtagtagtagtggtgagtagtagtagtagtagtagtagtagtggaagtagtagcagtagtagtagtgaagtagtagtagcagtagtagcagtagtagtagtggtagtagtagcagtagtagtagtagtagtagtagtagcagtgagtagtggtagtagtagtagtagtagtggtagtagtagtagtagtagtagtagtagtgggaagtagtagtagtagtagtagtgagtggagtagtagtagtagtagtagtggagtagtagtagtagtagtagtagtagtagtagcgttagtagtagtagtagtagtagtagtagtagtagtagtagtggtggtagtagtattagtagtggtagtggtggtagtagtagtagtagtggtagtggaagtagtagtagtagtagtagtggaagtagtagtagtagtagtggtagtagtagtagtagtagtagtagtagtggtagtagtagtagtagtagtggaagtagtagtagtagtagtagtggaagtagtagtagtagtagtagtaatagtagtagtagtagtggaagtagtagtagtagtagtagtagtagtagtagtagtagtagtagtagtaagtggaagtagtagtagtattagtagtggaagtagtagtagtattagtagtggaagtagtagtagtagtagtagtggaagtagtagtagtggaattagtagtagtagtagtagtagtagtagtagtagtagtagtagtagtagtagtagtggtagtagtagtggaagtagtagtagtagtagtagtagtagtagtagtagtagtagtggtagtagtagtagtggaagtagtagtagtagtagtagtagtagtagtagtagtagtagtggaagtagtagtagtagtagtagtagtagtggaagtagtagtagtagtagtagtagtagtagtagtgtagtagtagtagtagtagtagtagtagtagtagtagtagtagtagtagtagtagtagtagtggaagtagtagtagtattagtagtggaagtagtagtagtagtagtagtggaagtagtagtagcagtagtagtggtagtagtagtagtagtggtagtagtagtagtagtagtagtagtagtagtagtagtagtagtagtagtagtagtagtagtagtggaagtagtagtagtagtagtagtagtggaagtagtagtagtagtagtagtagtagtggaagtagtagtagtagtagtagtagtagtagtagtagtagtggagtagtagtagtagtagtagtagtagtagtagtagtagtagtagtagtagtggaagtagtagtagtagtagtagtagtagtagtagtagtagtagcagtagtagtggtagtagtagtagtggcagtagtagtagtagtagtagtagcagtagtagtagtagtagtagtagtagtattagtagtggagtagtgatagtagtagtagtgaagtgagtagtagtagtagtagtagtagtagtagtgaagtagtagtagtagtagtagtggaagtagtagtagtagtagtagtagtagtgagtagtagtagtagtagtagtagtagtagtagtagtagtgcagtagtagtagtagtagtagtagtgagtagtagtagtagtagtagtagtagtagtagtagttgtagtagtagtagtagtagtagtagtagtagtagtagtgagtagcagtagtagtggtagtagtagtagtagtggtagtgtagtagtagtagtagtgagtagtagtagtagcagtagtagtagtagtggaagtagtagtagtagtagtagtggagtagtagtagtagtagtagtggaagtagtagttgtagtagtagtggaagtagtagtagtagtagtagtagtagtagtagtagtagtagtagtagtggaagtagtagtagtagtagtagtggaagtagtagtagtagtagtagtagtagtagtagtagtagtagtagtagtagtagtagtagtagtagtagtagtagtggaaagtagtagtagtagtagtggagtagtagtagtagtagtagtagtagtagtagtagtagtagtagtagtagtagtagtgggcagtagtagtggtagtagtagtagtagtagtaagtagtgtgtagcagtagcagtggtagtagtagtagtattagtagtagtagtagtagtagtagtggaagtagtagtagtagtagtagcagtagtagtagtagtagtagtagtagtagtagtagtagtagtagtagtggtagtagtagtagtagtagtagtagtggagtagtagtagtagtagtagtggtagtagtagtagtagtagtagtagtagtagtagtggaagtagtagtagtagtagtagtggaagtagtagtagtagtagtagtgggagggtagtagtagtagtagtagtagtagtagtagtggtagtagtagtagtggtgggtagtagtagtagtggtagtagtagtagtggtagtagtagtagtagtagtagtagtagtagtagtagtagtagtagtagtggtggtggtggtggtggtggtggtggtggtggtggtggtggtggtggtagtagtagtagtagtagtagtagtggaagtagtagtagtagtagtggaagtagtagtagtagtagtagtggaagtagtagtagtagtagtagtagtagtagtagtagtagtggtagtggtggtagtagtagtagtagtagtagtagtagtagtagtagtagtagtagtagtagtggtagtggtggtagtagtattagtagtggtggtagtagtagtagtagtagcagtagtagtagtagtagtagtagtagtagtggtagtagtagtagtagtggtagtagtagtagtagtggtagtagtagagtagtagtagtggcagtagtagtagtagcagtagtagtagtagtagtagtagcagtagtagtagtagtagtagtagtagtagtagtagtagtagtagtagtagtagtagtggaagtagtagtagtagtagtagcgttagtagtagtagtagtagtagtagtagtagtagtagtagtagtagtagcggtagtagtagtagtagtagtagtagtagtagtagtagtagtagtagtagtagtagtggaagtagtagtagtagtagtagtggaagtagtagtagtagtagtggtagtagtagtagtagtagtagtagtagtagtagttggaagtagtagtagtagtagtggaagtagtagtagtagtagtagtgggagtagtagtagtagtagtagtagtagtagtagtagtagtagtagtggtagtattagtagtggtggtagtagtagtagtagtggtagtagtagtagtagtagtagtagtagtagtagtagtagtagtagtagtagtagtagtagtagtagtagtagtagtggtggtggtggtggtggtggtggtagtagtagtagtagtagtagtagtggaagtagtagtagtagtagtggaagtagtagtagtagtagtagtggagtagtagtagtagtagtagtagtagtagtagtagtagtagtagtagtggtggtagtagtattagtagtggtagtggtggtagtagtagtagtagtagtagtagtagtagtagtagtagtagtagtagtagtagtagtggtagtggtagtagtagtagtagtagtggtagtagtagtagtagtagtagcagtagtagtagtagtagtagtagtagtagtggtagtggtagtagtagtagtagtggtagtagtagtagtagtagtagtagtagtagtagtagtagtagtagtagtagtagtagtggtggtagtagtagtagtagtggtagtggtggtagtagtagtagtagtagtggtggtagtagtagtagtagtagcagtagtagtagtagtagtagtagtggtagtggtggtagtagtattagtagtggtagtggtggtagtagtagagtagtggtggtagtagtagtagtagtagtagtagtagtagtagtagtagtagtagtagtggtagtggtagtggtggtagtagtagtagtagtggtagtggtggtagtagtagtagtagtggtagtggtggtagtagtagtagtagtagtggtagtagtagtagtagtagtagtagtagcggtagtggtggtagtagtagtagtagtagtagtagtggaagtagaagaagtagtagtagtagtagtagtagtagtggtagtggtggtagtagtattagtagtggtagtggtggtagtagtagtagtagtagtagtggtagtggtggtagtagtagtagtagtagcggtagtggtggtagtagtagtactagtagtagtagtagtagtagtagtggtagtggttgtggtagtggtagtagtagtagtggtggtagtagtagtggaagtagtagtggtagtagtagtagtagtagtagtagtagtagtagtagtagtagtagtagtagtagtagtagtagtagtggtggtggtagtagtggtagtagtagtagtggtagtagtagtagtggaagtagtagtggtagtagaagaagtagtagtagtagtagcagtagtagtagtggtggtagtggtggtagtagtattagtagtggtagtggtggtagtagtagtagtagtagtagtagtagtggtagtggtggtagtagtagtagtagtagcggtagtggtggtagtagtagtactagtagtagtagtagtagtagtggtagtggtagtggtagtagtagtagtggtggtagtagtagtagtagtggtagtagtagtagtggaagtagtagtggtagtagtagtagtagtagtagtagtagtagtagtagtagtagtggtggtagtagtagtggtagtagtagtagtggtagtagtagtagtggaagtagtagtggtagtagtagtagtagtagtagtagtagtagtagtggtggtagtagtagtagaagtagtagtagtagcggtggtagtagtagtagtagtagtagtagtagtagtagtagtagtagtagtagtagtggtagtggtagtagtagtatttgtagtagtagtggtggtagtagtagtagtagtagtagtagtagtggtggtagtagtattagtagtggtagtggtggtagtagtagtagtagtggtagatgtggtagtagtagtagtagtagtggtagtggtggtagtagtggtagtggtggtagtagtagtagtagtagtagtagtagtagtagtagtagtagcggtagtggtggtagtagtagtagtagtagtagtagtagtagtagtagtagtagtagtagtagtggtagtagaagaagtagtagtagtagtagtagtagtagtagtggtagtggtggtagtagtattagtagtggtagtggtggtagtagtagtagtagtagtagtagtagtagtagtagtagtagtggtagtggtggtagtagtagtagtagtagtagtagtagtagtggtagtggtagtggtagtagtagtagtggtggtagtagtagtggtagtagtagtagtggtagtagtagtagtggatgtagtagtggtagtagtagtagtagtagtagtagtagtagtagtggtggtagtagtagtggtagtagtagtagtagtggtagtagtagtagtggaagtagtagtggtagtagtagtagtagtagtagtggtggtagtagtagtagctgtggtagtagtagtagtagtagtagtagtagtggtagtggtggtagtagtagtagtagtagtagtagtagtagtagtagtagtagtagtagtagtagtagtagtagtagtagtagtagtagtagtagtagtagcggtagtggtggtagtggtagtagtagtagtagaagtagtagtagtagcggtggtagtagtagtagtagtagtagtagtagtagtagtagtagtagtagtagtagtagcggtggtagtagtagtagtagtagtagtagtagtagtagtagtagtagtagtagtggtggtggtagtagtagtagtagtagtagtagtagtagtagtagtagtagtagtggtggtagtagtagttgtagtagtactagtggtagtagtagtagtagtggtggtagtggtggtagtagtagtagtactagtagtagtagtactagtagtactagtagttgtagtactagtagtagtagtagtagtactagtagtagtagtagtactattagtagtagtagtagtagtagtggtagtagtactagtagtactagtagtagtagttgtagtagtagtactagtagtagtagtagtagtagtaatagtagtagtagaacagtgAATGTGCTCAGTAGAGTTAGAGTAAAGAGATTCCCATGAGATGTTTATATGACGTGTGTATGTGTATTCCTGAAGAACACGGGGGAGAGCAGCAGGCTGAAGGAGAAGTAGGTCAATGGGAAGAAGATTTTAAATATTAACCACTagtacacacacgcactcacagacacccatgcacacacacacacaaatacacacttcTTTGCCGGAGAGGATAAGTAGCATGGTTCAGCCCCCTGTCGATGGTTCAGCCCCGTGTCAATGGTTCAGCTCCCTGTCGGtggttatcctctgcagcagaggtaactctgggtcttccattcctgtgacggtcctcatgagagccagtttcattatagcgcttgatgattttttcaactgcacttgaagaaacgttcaaagttcttgacattttccggattgactgaccttcatttcttaaagtaatgatggactgtcgtttctctttgctaatttgagctgttcttgtcataatatggacttggtcttttaccaaatagggcataccttccagttctctgctgccaatgactggaacgaattgcaaaaatctctgaagctggagactcttatctccctcactaactttaagcatcagttgtcagagcaccttaccgatcactgcacctgtacacagcccatctgtaattagcccacccaactacctcatccctatattgttatttattttgctcttttgcaccccagtatctctatttgcacatcatctcttgcacatctagcattccagtgttaatactaattgtaattattttgcactatggcctatttattgccttacctccataacttgctacatttgcacacactgtatatatatattttctgttgtatttttgactttatgttttttaccccatatgtaactctgtgttgtttttatcgcactgctttgctttatcttggccaggtcgcagttgtaaatgagaacttgttctcaactggcttcctggttaaataaaggtgtaataaaaaataaataaaaaccccactatcttgtcacaacacagctgattggctcaaacgcattacgaaggaaaggaattccacaaattaacttttaagaaggcacacctgttatttgaaatgcaatccaggtgactacctcatgaagctggttgagagaatgccaagagtgtacaaagctgtcctCAAGgtaaacggtggctatttgaagaatctcaaatataaaatatattttgatttgtttaacacttttttggttacaacatgattccatatgtgttatttcatagttttgatgtcttcactattattctacaatgtagagaatagtaaaaataaagaaaaaccatggaatgagtaggtgtgtccagacttttgactgttATGGTATGAATGTGTTAAAGGTCTCGGGTTCATGGACTATAGCTTTCCTAAACTATGTCAATAACTGTTTTTTCATCACACAacagctgacagacagacagacagacagacagctaataTAGCAGGATAAATTGATGACTTCTTCTTCTGGGTTTAGATTCCAGCCATCCTGGTGCAGTGTTCATTTGTAacgtactgtagcctactgatgcAGCCTTGTTAGAAGCACAGGCACGGTGGGGGGGAGCATTCCTGTCATTAGTGATTCTCCTCACATTCACCTTGCAGTCCCAATTATTTAGCCCCCGTGTGTGCTGCTCCCCGACAGCCTCGGGAAAGTGGGTCACTGGGTTTCAAAGGCATAGCTACGCGGTTTACCTTCAAGGATCTACCACTCCCCCACCGCAGAGCACAGTATCACTCCTCCCCCACTGCAGAGCACAGTATCACCCCTCCCCATCACACCAGAGCAGTATCACTCCTCCCCCACCGCAGAGCACAGTATCACTCCTCCCCCACCGCAGAGCACAGTATCACTCCTCCCCCACTGCAGAGCACAGTATCACCCCTCCCCATCACACCAGAGCAGTATCACCCTCCCCCATCACACCAGAGCAGTATCACTCCTCCCCATCACACCAGAGCACAGTATCACTCCTCCCCATCACACCAGAGCAGTATCACCCCTCCCCATCACACCAGAGCAGTATCACTCCTCCCCATCACACCAGAGCACAGTATCACTCCTCCCCATCACACCAGAGCAGTATCACTCCTCCCCATCACACCAGAGCAGTATCACTCCTCCCCATCACACCAGAGCAGTATCACTCCTCCCCATCACACCAGAGCAGTATCACTCCTCCCCATCACACCAGAGCAGTATCACCCCTCCCCATCACACCAGAGCAGTATCACTCCTCCCCATCACACCAGAGCAGTATCACTCCTCCCCATCACACCAGAGCAGTATCACTCCTCCCCCACCGCAGAGCACAGCAGCACTCCTCCCCATCACACCAGAGCAGTATCACTCCTCCCCATCACACCAGAGCAGTATCAATCCTCCCCCACCGCAGAGCACAGCAGCACTCCTCCCCCACCGCAGAGCACAGTATCACTCCTCCCCCATCATACCAGAGCAGTATCACTCCTCCCCCATCACACCAGAGCAGTATCACTCCTCCCCATCACACCAGAGCACAGTATCACTCCTCCCCCATCACACCAGAGCAGTATCACTCCTCCCCATCACACCAGAGCACAGTATCACTCCTCCCCATCACACCAGAGCAGTATCACTCCTCCCCATCACACCAGAGCACAGTATCACTCCTCCCCATCACACCAGAGCAGTATCACTCCTCCCCATCACACCAGAGCAGTATCACTCCTCCCCATCACACCAGAGCAGTATCACTCCTCCCCCATCACACCAGAGCAGTATCACTCCTCCCCATCACACCAGAGCACAGTATCACTCCTCCCCATCACACCAGAGCAGTATCACTCCTCCCCATCACACCAGAGCACAGTATCACTCCTCCCCATCACACCAGAGCACAGTATCACTCCTCCCCATCACACCAGAGCAGTAT includes:
- the LOC123486003 gene encoding putative uncharacterized protein DDB_G0271974 codes for the protein SSSSSSSGSSSSSSSSSSSSSSSSSSSGSSSSSSSNTGESSRLKEK